The DNA segment GCCATTGATATTAAAGCTGGCTTCGGGGAAGCAGGCGAAGTGACTGTGGAACAGCTCAGTTTGGTGCCGCTGCCCGCTGGAAACGATTTCGAATTACCCGATGCACGCACTACCAAAATGCAGCTGCCAATGGTGATACGCTCTGTCATCGAACTGGAACCAGCCACCTGTGGTAAACTAATTTAATCTTTctttatgtataatttataaaggATTAGATTTTTGATTAGGAGTAATGGAATTACTATGGCATTTCTCAAACTCGATTTTCGTTAGTCAAACAGGAATATAATTCTTATTACCACGAATCGCaaactgcaaatatttattatggtTGCGATTCTCAACTAAACCTAAACTAAATGCGGCTTACGAAAAATTGATAATTCGGGATTTTTATAATTAGCCTTTTCAGTAAATaataacgtttttttttttagaaaatttataataaattaaaagtaatcaTTACGTTTTAgtaaaaacaatgaaaatcgTTAATAACAATTGCAGGTTCTTTTTGAACAAGTCGTCTAAAGGATTAAATTTAAGTTACGGATTTATCTAcatcataattaatatattcataatgCTTAAGTTTCAAAAAGACACTAACATACGTGATTTTAAGATGCCAGCAAAGGCTTAAAATACAGTTGTATCAATCCTTTACATTCCTTCCATTTGATGATTCTCCAAGATGAAGGCCTAAAAGATAGCTTCAGTTGTGGATGCTTGAAATACTGACGCATCAACTGTTCATTTTTGTAAGTGTTATAACAATTGAATATTACAGGCTGCAAACGATTGTTCAGTGTATTCTTCATTGCAGTCCGATCAAGTTCAAAAAAATTTTCGCATAGCTCCATACCcgatatatttagaatttttagcGATGGGCATTTGGCAACAATTCGCCAAAGTTCCTTCTCACTAAGCCAGCTCTGAAAGTCTATGAAATCCAATCGCTCCAGCTGCTTTAAATTGTCAATcagtttacaaattttttcaatGGAGAAATGAACTCTTGCCAGTGTCAAATGGCGCAAGTTGCTCGCCTTGCGCAGCCTGGAAATGtaatatacattatttatgTCACTAAGGGTCATCCTATAAACATCCTTGCCACGATTCTCCAGCAGCTCAACTGCAATGACTTCGTGGCGAGCATGATGATTAGTTAGGATAATCGAAAGTTTGTATAGCTTGGGCAACGCCTTGATTTGATCATAAATACCAGGCCAACGAAAATAATGATACAGGTGCAGTTTTTCCAGCATTTTACACTGTGTAAGCTCTTTAAAACTAACTTGGGTTTTATAGTCTGAGAACCAATTGATCAAGTTCAGTTCGCGCAACTGAGTCCATTTTGACAGTAGGCCACAGTGAAAATCACCATGAGGCGATACACAAAGTAGCCCAGGAAAGAGATTTGACATTATTTCTAAAGCTTCGTCAGCGTCATGTTTAGAACCATGCGATGGAACTAATAAGTATTTCAGTGTTCTCATACTGGGAAATGTGTAATTTTTCCATAGTTTTAGAAACTTCAGTGTAACCCATTGTAATTTCAATTCCTGCACGGTTTCACTAATGTTGGAGAGAAATATATCCAACATCTCCGGCATCTCCTCAAACCTCTCAATGTTATATTCATCCAATTCGAAGTAACGCTGATGCTCCCAGGAAAATATCACATTTGTATACAAGCGATTTGAATGGTTGTTAGAGGCCTCACAAAGCGCTATTTGATCGTtaagctttaaatattttattataattaactgACAGTCACTATTGAGTTCGTCCAACATCgtgatatatttaattgtctGTCGATTCCAAAAGTTttgattaaaatgaaaatgttctGTAAAGATTGTAGCTCACAAATAACTGTTCGCTCTTTGTTGTCTATTAATAAAACTCGCTTACTCAGCTCAACCCCTATACACCATTTAGGTAACCGTATATAGAGCCCAACTCTCAAAGATGAGTATCACAAAAATGTGCGATATTCGCGATTGTGAAAATGAGGGAGGTACAATCAAATGTGTTTgatataacaatataacataactttcaaaatatacaatttcatAAACCCGACAAACGAATTGTAGCTTCATCTCTTAGTCTCTGAGATCAGACAGGCGGACATGTCTATAtcgactcggctgttgacgctcatcaatatttacataaatatgtattcttCAGACTTTAATGTAGCACTTATTGAGTTTGTACTGTATATGGAATAATAATTAGTAGATGCTTTATATTTGCAGCCCTTTTATTGGACGGCTGCGACCATGGCAGAGAATCGCGTTCGCTTCTACTGAATCGAGTGCTGGCGCCTTATCAATGTGGCATTGTGGCAATGCAAAAGACTGAGAAATCCTCAACAGAGCTGCATGATCTTTGCGCTCACATGGTGGACGTTCTACAGAGTGCCCGACTACGTCTTCATTTTATTGACAATCAAGGCTACAGTTTGGCCAAGAATAAAGAACAAATGACACAACAGCTGGAACAATCCGATTGCCTAGGAGTCCCATATATGTTGCTGTTAGATGAGCGACATTCGCTTACCAATGGACTGATGCAATTGCGCAGCCGCGACACGCAGCTGGCAGAGATGATACACATTAGTGATTTACCAGactatttgttaaat comes from the Drosophila sulfurigaster albostrigata strain 15112-1811.04 chromosome 2L, ASM2355843v2, whole genome shotgun sequence genome and includes:
- the LOC133848694 gene encoding DNA polymerase subunit gamma-2, mitochondrial isoform X1; the protein is MSTRLSRCLKAMQTVGFWRSTENGKIPSLELLHHGTVYANQLQHHWLSMRQLAVNFDHIEHTTEMIDQSRFSFTHSKQFREQFQQLRQSYPSKAKCPTLIKHQKSMPYNSKSNTIFQHQSNVTQLITDFFVEPHRGIEHFYNLQRESKIWWMRYSSNPSRYAIVPYDCHSDPEHCQAIDIKAGFGEAGEVTVEQLSLVPLPAGNDFELPDARTTKMQLPMVIRSVIELEPATCALLLDGCDHGRESRSLLLNRVLAPYQCGIVAMQKTEKSSTELHDLCAHMVDVLQSARLRLHFIDNQGYSLAKNKEQMTQQLEQSDCLGVPYMLLLDERHSLTNGLMQLRSRDTQLAEMIHISDLPDYLLNIFRSF